Below is a genomic region from Daphnia magna isolate NIES unplaced genomic scaffold, ASM2063170v1.1 Dm_contigs134, whole genome shotgun sequence.
ACGCCGAAAATTAGTTGGCCAAATATTCGGGTTGGTTCACAGCTAGCACAAAAATCTGTTGCAAATTCACATTTACGGGCTAAATCACGTAACTCGCACAACCAATCGTCTGCTGCTTGTTGAATGCCTTGCTTTTTGGCGGTGAACTGTTGGCGCCACACGTGGCGGTTGCGGCCGGCATTGCAACGAGCACGGAGATGGTCGATGACAACCGTATGGTCGTCAAGTTGAGCGTCGGTGAGGCCCATGGAAAGTACAGCTTGAAGTGTGTCGGTTGATAAACACGATAGCAGAGTATGAGCCTTGTATAAGTCCCGATCATCTGCGTCGAGTGCCGAATCAATCGTCGACAAACTGagaaaaattttccatttcttgTGCCATAATTCAAAAGAGTCTTTGTATTCATCTAAATCAAAAGGAGGAGGTTTACCATACGGCTTGAATGCCGTAGTCGCCATGTTGCGGTAATTGCCCAAAAGCCAGCCAATGTCAAGCCATTCACTCACTTCCTCCAGCTCGGAAAAAAGACGGACGCTTGTTGCCGACAAATACCACTGCAATGTGGGgaaaaaactcaaaatacaCAGCTCAGTGGCCCATCAATCACGATTGCTACCATGACAAGGACCGACTAGAGCATggcaaaaaaatgttccaaaaacaaaacaagaaacagcTCAATGGCCCATAAATCACGATCGCTATCATGAAAAAGGACCGATATGAGCAAAAATTTCACCTCCAATCAATAGTTAACTGTCAGATGCCTTTTGATGAACACGGATTAGAACATGGCAAAATGTTAGGCCAAACAATAGTCAAGAGTCAACTGGGCAGTGCCGTGCGCAGTCATGCGGTCAAAAACGATACTGTCGTGACGACACATAAACTGCAGTACACAATCACTCTGGTCGGGAAATTCACCAATAAATTGTCACGATAAATGTACTAACATTGAAACAATTACCATCTGCGCCATGTGATGAACTTAGAATGAGAGAATAGGATGCGGCTTGAATCAACGTGTATTGGATACACCTGCGACCAGTGCTCTATGAAGAGCAGACAGAGACTGACCCAGAGGGAAGGGGTTCTCCCCTATATATAGAGCCGACGGGTACGGTGTTgccagatggcgtcatcacaAGTCGGATGTTGAAGTTGATAGTTTTCGTCAAAGGATTAACAACAAAGTTCAAACAGTAAGCAATATTCTATTAATTTAACATTATTGTAGTgcaatttgtttctttgcttttttcagtcgaaaaagaaaaacatgtgtGGGGGATCGGCTTTTAAAGCTGCAAGATAAGAttccaatgaaaataaaaaatataacgAGACTGAGCTCGTCGTTCGCTCTTGCAAGCACTGTATAGGGCCGTATGCCATCAATAGTTTTAAAGGCGAATCGTGGACACATACGGCATTTATGCATTACGAAGCCTGGAAGAGTCAGGCTACATTCTTTTGCTACGATTTTGTGTGTCAATATTGGAAATGAATGCATCAGAAAGTTCGTCCGGAATTTCCAGAATATATGATgctaacaaaagaaatgacagGAATTTTACCGATAATGCATCAAATGGCACATCAATTACCTTGCCAGGtaccatttgaatttttaagtaagagaaatatttttctgAAGTCCAACATTCATAACAGGTGCTTTGGAATCCCCGATGGACAAAAGGACTTCGATTAAGCAGAGGAGAGGAGCACGAGCAAGTATTCTCAAAACTGTATCTTTATGCTTATGTTCTCAAGCATATGTCAAAAATTAGTAAGACATCTTAAACTGTTATCCTTTAACAATATTAAACTGAAATAATGCAATCTGAAGACAGAGCGGATTTTCTAACATTAGCAATCCTCTATTGGAACTGGAATAAAATTCAGAACATGAAATTCCTCTTACGCAACAAATTAGAGAGAGTGAGTAACTTTTACAATACAAGCAAATATTTACAGTACCACCTTGATTTGTAGGCTAGGAAGGAAATCAGAAAAGGCGTaacaaaagttgaagaattgTTACAGTCATATAACCTTGAAAATGGTGATCTCCCATTGATTCACAAGGGACTGGAAAGAAAAGCTTCATTGACCAACGAAGAACAAAGACTACTCCTGTTGATAAATTAAGAAGAATGCTGGAAGAATTTTATGTTCAGCTGAAAACGGTTCACATAAAAATCTCTAAAGAAGCAAGTTATTttatattaataatttttcaagtaaaaagaaatgttttatcttcagaaaaaaaacttttaaccTTACAGAAAATTCGAAGGCTCGGACAAAGTTTAGGCgaattttaattgaaactaagaaaaaagttttacaGACGATTGACCTTTTAAATTCAAAGTATAAAGACCTACCAATCTCTTACGAGGATTTCAATCAAGGTATTTTTCCTTGGGAAGCAgtcataaatgaaaacgacacTAAGTTTCCAACacgtaaacgaaaaattagCATAATCTACCACTTATACAAATTATTAAATTCATATTTTCGACAGTTTCGTATGCCGATAAATATCATGTTTTTGATTGTTGGATACTTTTGCAAATAGCAAAGGAGGAAGTTGAGCTAACTAAGATCGAAATGATAAACTACATTAGATTCTTGACTGACAAGCGAGCATCGTTAAAACAATTAACACATTCTGAGAAAGCGAACGAAACATTTTGTAAAGGAAATGCAGTCATGGCACATTCACAAAATGAGCATCTTAATTTACAAATTCAACTCtttctaaaaatatttaatttgaattgaaaCAACGATTTTTCGAATTTCGTACGTGAAACTTATTCAAATTCTGGCAcagaatttgaaattgaaacttCTGATGAGGAAACTGACAATTCTTacacaaaatttgaattttctgaTGAGGAGACTGAAACACATTCTAGTGACTCTGATGATGattaaataaacgtaaaaaatacaaacttAATTATAAAtctatgaaaataaaataaataaataaaactaatattttaaattaattaaacTTGAAGAAAATTTATAGTTAATCaacttaaatttttcaataaacttCAGACAAAGCTATGTCTTAAGAAAGAGTAGCTACAATAGTCTCGCTTCGCTCTTTTTCGCAAACTAAGTAATAAAACATGATtttaaatcgataaaaataaaacaaagtaatAAAAGCAACAATTAATAATTACTTTTccttgaaaaaaaggaaaaaaattaaattactaAGTTTTTAACATAAGACAAAGCTATGTTTTAAGATCTATGATTTATGATATATATGATACCGTCCTGCAACTGAAAACACCTCGAACCAAGCGTGATGAAATCAATTATTGCATGCAGCAACCATGTTCGGTCTAtaaccattaaaaaataaaaaatatcttttttcttaagtCAACCCTTCTTCTGTTACTTTGGGAAAAACCAAGACAAATCTGTGTCTTAAGTTTGTGAGCATACGTtggtatattccatgcagtttacatatagaagtaaaaactcatggtataactgtgtattcacattgaatacaactatattccatgcagtttacatacagaagtaaaaactcatggtataacagtgttttcacattgaatacaagtatatttcatgcagtttacattgtaaaacccctacttacttcatctttaagtaaatagcttttactcgattaagggaagctgcggacttcgttcgatggtatattcccgtaaaatgttaacatgattcaaacaagtcgatgaatgtctcaaacgattggaggcatacatacaggccgtagccgtatagccagcgtcaagcacaacaaagacacaaataagacaagtttaaacggggaacgagcaagccagtagcaggtcgaataaacgacctgacacttgactcgcgaaggggtgaatcaacactagactgggtgaacagcccagcgttgactaacgaagaattacaactgatggggttttatacgacaaacaaagtcaacgcgatcaccaacgcaaggtgaccgtaatgaaaggatggaaaggaaaatgacttgtttccaggaatgagagggaggatatttttccaagaaagagtgagctgatgcattccttacaacatatagaagtaaaaactcatggtataacagtgtattcacattgaatacaagtatattccatgcagttaacatatagaagtaaaaactcatggtataacagtgtattcacattgaatacaagtatattccatgcagtttacatatagaagtaaaaaatcatggtataacagtgtagggGGTTGCGGGGCTATTTCGGACAAAATTTTGCCAACTGTGTTCTAGTTGacatttatttaaatacaAGCAAATATAAGTAATTGTTTTTGTACCAAAATGTAGCCTAGGTTTTCTACTTTTAAAAACTTATTTTACAATTTCTTTCTGGTGATAAATGGCTTAAATATAAACATTTTAGTttcattgcctttttgtccGGTTTTACCCAACCGAAGGGGCTTTTTCGGACAGTTgaagaatatatatatttaaaataattttagcCAATATTTATTACGTATAAATATACCAATCGAACCGAAATTTCATTTCCGTTTTGATGGTGTACCTTTTATGTTACTTTAtagtaaagaaattcaaagaaatgaaatgaaatgaaatacagtatAGTAAAggtttgttttccctttttctgcaGTTTGTTTAGCCGAACCCGCAAAAGAAGGGAGGAGCCTATGGTAGCAGACGTTCTAGTTTAAAAACGGCGGGTTCTTTAAATATTCTGTGTAAAAACTATTCCATAATTTCGTTGTAAAAAGGGTTCGTGTCtacaagagaaaaaaggctAAACCACCAACTACTGATGCTGAGATAGTTTCTGCATTACTTTTGATTAAAACTAGTGGTAAATCATTAAGAGAAGTTCCTTTAACAAGTGGTATACCAAAAAGCACACTTTTTGGTTATTCGAAACGGTTTCCAGACTTTTCAAACCTACCACCTGATACCAAAATTAAACCAACATTTCACCATCTGCAAGTGCTGAAACCAGAACACGAGCAAGAATTGACTGATTACTTGATTGTATCACAACTAAGGAGCCATGGCTTGACCCCAAAAAAACTGAAACTTCTCGTGTACTCTTATGCTGTTTTTAATGGTATCCCGGTCCCTCCAACTTGGCTGCATAAGAAAACAGCTGGAAAAGATTGGTTTAGTAGTTTTCTAAAACGAAACAAGAGGCTATCAATTCGTAAACCTGAAGCAACAAGCCAGGCTAGGGCAGCTGCTTTAAACAAAGTTGTAATGAACAACTTTTACGACCAGGTATTTAGATTAATTTCTTTcaatagtttcttttttacttaatCTTTGAAATTTCTTGTAGGTGGATGAGCTATATGAAAAACACAAGTTTGATGCAGATTCCGTTTTCAATGCAGATGAGACTAATAACACAACTCTAGTTGAACCAGCAAAAATTATTGCACAAAAAGGCACTCACCAGGTATAATTTTTGGTTAAATTTGTGTTATGATTTCTAAATATGAACATAATAATATGAATTTCATAATTTCAGGTTTATCAAATGACTTCTCAAGAAAGAGGTGTAAACGTGACAATGTTGCCCTTCGTAAATGCTTCTGGAAAGTTATTCGGTGGTGTTTTTGTATTCCCACGTAAGAAAGTGAgcgagaaaatgaaaaacttgcCAGAAGGCTTTATTGCATTAGCCCACTCTTCAGGATGGATGACAGAGGAAAACTTTTTGATCGCTCTGAAACATTTTCATTCCCAAGTTCAAAGTAGGCCTACTAAAGAAAAGCCTATATTGTTGTTCCTCGATAACCACATCAGCCATATGGGTTATTCCATTTGTATTTTCGCCAAAGAAAATGGCATAATTCTTCAAACATTGCCCCCTCACACTTCTCATGCTTCACAGCCATTGGACAGAACTACCTTTGGCCCATTTAAGTCCAATCTTGCAGATAGTCACTCGGATTGGATGAGGGAACATCCAGGTCAACGCATTTCAATTTATGAAATCCCTCTTCTTTCAAAACCTGCTCTGCAACGTGCATTTACTGAGAAAAATATCAAGAAAGGGTTCAAGGCCCTTCTAATCGTAATGCCATTCCTGACAGCATGTATGCTCCTTCTATCGTAACTGATTTACCAGGTATGTAAGTGTTTTCATTACATTTACTCCTATGTTCATAAATTAATGTCGACTTTACCACATTATACCTACAGCGCCAACTGAGGTTAATTCTCGTCAAAATGGTTTAACTATCTGTAATGCTATCCAGCATCTTCCCATCTCAGGTAAGTTATTTAAATGTATTCTAATAACAATCAACGTTATTAAAGTAATATCCCTTTTTGCATGTAATAGTAAACCAAACATTGCGATTTGAGATGCCATCTTCTATAGCTGCCCAGCATACCACAGTGGCAACCCAAGAACCTCCAAAGAGTCATTATTTATTGACAGTTTCATCAGCTGGACAGTTGACGTTGAGTCCAATCAGCGTTTCCCCTGTTGCTCAGCCACAAGCAGGTGCTTCTTCTGAAATTAGGTAATCTAGTTCTACGCCAATTATTCAGACGGAACATGAAAGAACAACGCCAACTGGGTCACCCTCAACAATTAATGATATGGCTTCTACTACTGCAAGTTTGCCTAACCAGCTCAGCCCCCAACAGCTGCTAAATACTCCAGTAAAATTTCGCGAGCCTCACTCTTTTCGTCCACACGATTTTCTGCAATTGCCACAAGTAGCACAAAATGGCCCAAGAAATTCCAATCATAATAAACGACTTGGGGCATCACGATGTTTGACCAGCTCTCCAGAAATAAAACGAATTCGAGAGGAACATGAAGAAAAGGAGCGGAAGCTAAAAGCAGCAGAGAATCGGAAGATAGCCAAAGCAACAAAAGCAAAAGCAGCtgaaggaaaaaggaaatcaaacaaagTACACAGTGTGGAAGAggtaatcaaaatttttgtttgttatattttttaaaccaaTGATGCATTTCTTTGTTAACTGAATTAATTATATAATTTTCAGGATCAATACTTCGAAACTACACCTGCAGTTTCGAATCCGCAACAGGGAAGGAAAAGTATCTCCAGAGTGCTACGGTACGATAAGGAAAATGTGTCATCAATCAATCtagtggaagaagaagaggaccTTCCCAGTGAACCACGTAATAGTCCAGTTGTCCCAAGAAGGGAAAGAATAACTCGAGCAGTAAAGCAAAATAGAATGCGTAATGTATGTGGTCGTTAACCATGTCttcgtgtttgttttcttgataAGTATACCAAATAAGGTTTCAATACAACACAATTAATCGATTGAACCTCtcttgtgtttttatttccctgATCAAGAAATCAATgtttcaatgcagtttacttaaTCGGTGAATCAAAGTGAATCACCTTTCTTCAAAACAATCGTTTGCAACTTAATTGGGATTTGGGAAATAAGATACTTTACATAACCATCTTTTTCAgttaaagaaacaaatgtgGTTCTGATTTCTTCATAAAGAGCTTTTTCACTGTGTACACGCATTTCTTGTTCGTCGAAGTCTGTCAAAATTTCTGAGAACACTGAATCAATTGGCATCAAATCACCACTAGCTGGTGGCCAGCTATCCAAAACAGACATTCTTGGATTATCTCCGATCCATTTAGTTACTTTGAGACTGCTATAAACTGGATATCTAAAATGATAAGAATTGTTACATAGGAAATGAACATTAAGTTTTCATATAAACAATAGGCCTACTTATTGTGAACAACTGTAATGGGCTCCACTTTTGGATATGATGACATCACCTCCAAGAGAAAACTAATATACTGTTGTGAGTCAATCCTGGTTTGAACTTGACGAATAAGATTGCATCCATCATCATTTGGTTGTGAGATGCAACCAACCACGGAAACACTATTTGGTATATTGGTTCGTTGAGTACCAACATATGAAGATATTACTCCTTTTCCATCAAACCTGCCACAATATTGTCACGAGCGATCACGGGGTAACACTATTTATTAGGGGTTTTCGATCAACACTCACAAGTACACAAGATGCAATAGAAGAGGGTAACACcaagacagaaaaactaactacacttagcaaagagaatgaaaataactcaCGACTAACACAAGACTGCCCGCCTACTCAAGTCCCCCCGGCTTTTTCATCGTTCGGCTCTTCCGTCCATTCAAGGCTAAGCGATTGGAGGAAGTAACATGACCATTGCTGACGGATGGCGAGTCTCTCCGTTACATCCATAACGGAGGGTGAGAACGGGCGTcaaagctctctctctcacgccaCTCTCGTATTTCTTGAACTAGCAAGAAACCATTCGCTACAATATGAACGTGATGGTTTAAAAGTATGCAtatgaatataaataaataaaattaagtaTACTTGTAGCGATGTTCGTTGACGTAAACTTTTGACAACCAAAATGTAACTTGCTTTTGTAACGAGCCGCTTTTACTATACTACATTCCCATTATCCTTGCACGGGAGTTTGAGTGGCACATAGTATATGTCACTCAGCTAAGCCCCTCCCACTTCACCTTGTTAGCAAGAAACCATTCGCTACATCCCCCTCCTCAGCCGGCGACTCGACCCGATCGCACTTTCCCTCGAGCAGAAACTAGACGGGCCTAATGTCTCGTTCTAATTAACATACATGAAACCAATTCAACACACTAACTTTAACAGCAGAAAAACCACACATAAAATACCGGACCGACTACATAtaaaggaggaaaaaagagaaaaaaaaagttaggaaTAAGAATAATGACACAAACCAAAACTGAAATAAGTTGTTCTGTGTTTGGGGGGGTCGGATTACAACCGTCCCTCCACTTCAGCTTCATGCAAAGCTAATCTGCCTTCCAGTTCAACTAAGCGTTGGGTAACGCTGGCGAGCGACAACTGATATCGGCGCCAGCCGAAAAATAGCACAGTCACGGCGCCCAGCAGTAGGCCAACTATGGCTACGGCTAGTTCATAGGGGTATCGGGGGCCGACGGTGCGGTTGACCTCCATATCCACTCTCGCTTTCTCTTGTTCTTCAATGGCGCGCAAGTGCTCACCCATGAGTGAAAGACGGCTCCCAAACCTAGCGTGGCGCGATAGTAAGGGCTTGGTAGGCGCACTGTTTTTCTCGCCGAGAGGGGGATTTTCTCTTTCAGCGTCCTCGGGTAGGAGCTGATCTAGGTTCTCCAGCTGCGTCAGAGTCGGTAAAGTATGGTTACTGAGTGGATGTATGACACTCTTCCTGAGgcttgcttgaaaaatccagTCGTCGGTGTGGGCGGAACACGACATGGGAACCTCGAAGACATCAAACGCTTCCTTCTCGATGACGGTGTTGGGCCTCCCGCGTTCGTGTGGACAGGTGAACGTTATAGTGGTTCCTTGTGTGGTGGAATAACCCCATCTACGGTGACCTAAATAAACCGTCTGTTGGCCTCTCCAGGGCGAAAGCTTAGTTCTGCAGTAGATGCGGCTCCGCACCTCGTCCTTCAAAAACAGTGCCATAGCACAGCTCGACTCCCGGTGCTTCCTACTTACGGCTCGGCTGAGCGGGTATATGGACGTAGGAGAAGCCACGCAGCGGGAAGAATCGGAGGCCGTCAGTTCCACGAAGGCCTGGCTATCTCTAGCCACGGCAAGAAATGGAGGAAGGGGCTCAAACTGAGCACCTAGTGTGGCATTGCCAATGGGGCGCGGTAAGCTGACGACCTCATATAGCGTAAACCTAAAGGGGAACTCGAACACGGGTAAATGTATAAAGATGCGGAGGTAGTTACCTACGGTCGCTACGACAACCTTCGCTTCTGTGTAAACCTTCCAGATATCCCCGTTCTGAATGGAGGGACTCAGCGACCAACCGGGCGGTAAAACCGCCTTGATTTCCTTCAGCACCGCTTGCACTTGCAATGGAGGGAAAAGAGTAACAGGAAGCCGCCCCATGGACATAGTGGCGATGCCAACCGAAAAATTATTCAGCGCCTCATCAAGCCAGGCGATGGCGGACTCCACCTGCCGAAACGCATCTTCCACTTTCGTAATAGCTATCAAATGCGTTTCCATTTCCCGTACAACACCATCAATTTTTTGGTCCAGTTTCCAGGTTTCCTTCTCGATTTGTGCGAAAGCGGTCTGTAATTCGGCCACAGCGTCAGCAACTGCTTTAGTCTCCCACAAGGTCTCATTGATGAGAGTTGCGTGAACCTCCAAAGCATGCACAATGGACGTAGTCTCCGTGGATAACCTGTCAAGGCGACCGTGTACATGCTCGAGATCCTCCTGCGTGGACACTCCGAAGAGCCAATTTAGGACTTTGCCACCTCCGTCGATTAGTCCTCGCTTACGCCTCGCAGCTTGCAGGTTGACGGCCGCCTTTAGATCACTGGAAACGTTGGTTACAGCGTCGCAGCTTCCCTAGCTCGACGGTTGCTCTCCCCCTTCACATGCTGTTGTAGCGTTAGCTTGAATTTGTCTCTAGGGCCGTCATAACGATTAGCCATAGTATCCATCCTCATGTCGAGCCACTCTTGCAGGGTCTTCATCATGGTCGTCAGGTGATCAAACGTAAGGTCGGTAGCCACGACCCATTCGGAATCAGAGAACGATACCTCGCCCTCTGACTT
It encodes:
- the LOC123467024 gene encoding MFS-type transporter clz9-like, whose translation is MNNFYDQVDELYEKHKFDADSVFNADETNNTTLVEPAKIIAQKGTHQVYQMTSQERGVNVTMLPFVNASGKLFGGVFVFPRKKVSEKMKNLPEGFIALAHSSGWMTEENFLIALKHFHSQVQSRPTKEKPILLFLDNHISHMGYSICIFAKENGIILQTLPPHTSHASQPLDRTTFGPFKSNLADSHSDWMREHPGQRISIYEIPLLSKPALQRAFTEKNIKKGFKALLI
- the LOC123467017 gene encoding uncharacterized protein LOC123467017, with amino-acid sequence MSSYPKVEPITVVHNKYPVYSSLKVTKWIGDNPRMSVLDSWPPASGDLMPIDSVFSEILTDFDEQEMRVHSEKALYEEIRTTFVSLTEKDGYVKYLISQIPIKLQTIVLKKGDSL